One genomic segment of Thermostichus vulcanus str. 'Rupite' includes these proteins:
- a CDS encoding FHA domain-containing protein: MEDEIVYQLTLEWTEAEQYRSQTLSSNLSKLVTIGRDPDCDVVLNDQARSVSGVHAGLYFDPKSLSFHVRNLTRDRLPPKQPNPIWVNGQKVIQEELSIAPNSQIQLGRMVLKVKSVEAVMKDRGVTLSWGSLDALKVKCSRLQNPHYLPPEYQGQNCPYCGHLVLSASLVMPPPEPPKAAANSQILSAQPKSSPKPSPAQPRPEGSELNSEG; the protein is encoded by the coding sequence ATGGAGGATGAAATCGTGTATCAACTGACGTTGGAATGGACAGAAGCGGAACAATACCGATCCCAAACGCTCTCTTCTAATTTGTCCAAACTAGTCACCATTGGACGGGATCCCGATTGTGATGTGGTGCTCAATGACCAGGCTCGCTCCGTTTCCGGCGTACATGCTGGGCTGTATTTTGATCCCAAAAGTTTAAGTTTTCACGTCCGTAACCTAACTCGAGATCGCCTGCCCCCCAAACAACCCAACCCGATTTGGGTGAATGGCCAAAAAGTCATCCAAGAAGAGCTTTCCATCGCACCCAACAGCCAAATCCAGCTAGGCCGGATGGTACTGAAGGTAAAATCTGTAGAAGCAGTCATGAAAGATCGGGGCGTTACCCTGAGTTGGGGGTCTTTAGATGCCCTGAAAGTTAAGTGTAGCCGTCTGCAGAATCCCCACTATCTGCCACCTGAGTATCAAGGTCAAAACTGCCCCTACTGTGGACATTTGGTGCTCAGTGCTTCTTTGGTCATGCCTCCTCCAGAGCCACCCAAAGCGGCTGCCAATAGCCAAATTCTCTCAGCACAGCCCAAAAGCAGTCCCAAGCCTAGCCCTGCACAACCCCGCCCAGAAGGAAGTGAACTCAATTCTGAAGGCTGA
- a CDS encoding JmjC domain-containing protein has protein sequence MYFSPQGSKALFPHYDTHDVFVLQVEGSKQWYLYPPPQPVPLLNSFQPVIPSERLGSPLKEVYLQAGDLLYIPRGFVHEAETNAHPSLHLTLGVYPFQWLDLLTSALTALSLQEESLRRALPPGFFRLPADQLEEPFRELCQRLALQTDVEAGLSLLLDQLIRQAIVAPDHHFALIPQLEAVTLNTVVAKRAGMPCRIVPQGFAVSIQFPGNTIKGQAHLEPAFQYIAAAVSPFSVSDLPEPLSDEAKITLVQRLIRGGLLRIHTDSSV, from the coding sequence TTGTATTTTTCACCGCAGGGATCCAAGGCGCTTTTCCCTCACTACGATACCCATGATGTGTTTGTCCTTCAGGTGGAGGGATCCAAGCAGTGGTACCTATATCCACCCCCGCAGCCGGTGCCGCTACTCAACAGTTTTCAACCGGTGATTCCCTCCGAACGATTGGGATCCCCTCTCAAAGAGGTGTACCTACAAGCAGGAGATTTGCTCTACATTCCGCGCGGATTTGTCCACGAGGCAGAAACCAACGCCCACCCCTCTTTGCACCTCACCCTCGGTGTTTATCCCTTTCAGTGGTTAGATTTACTTACCTCCGCCCTGACGGCCCTGAGCCTACAGGAAGAATCGCTACGCAGAGCACTACCGCCTGGTTTTTTCCGGTTACCCGCCGATCAACTGGAGGAACCCTTTCGGGAACTGTGCCAGCGGCTGGCTCTCCAAACCGATGTGGAGGCGGGGCTATCGCTGCTTCTGGATCAATTGATTCGCCAGGCCATTGTTGCACCGGATCACCATTTCGCTCTCATCCCTCAGCTGGAGGCAGTCACCCTTAACACCGTGGTAGCCAAACGGGCCGGAATGCCATGCCGTATTGTTCCGCAGGGGTTTGCGGTTTCGATTCAGTTCCCAGGTAACACCATCAAGGGACAAGCCCATTTAGAACCCGCCTTCCAGTACATAGCTGCCGCCGTCAGCCCATTCTCGGTCTCAGATCTACCCGAACCCCTCTCAGATGAGGCCAAGATCACCCTGGTTCAGCGACTGATTCGTGGCGGGTTGCTGCGCATCCATACAGACTCCTCGGTCTAG
- a CDS encoding ABC transporter substrate-binding protein translates to MFVSRRRSLQAFLLTLAGCLTLGTTQGSLMAQSSDLLAQVQERGVLRVSTDSNYRPQSYLNPDGTWEGFDVDVAREIASRLGVEAEFLDINFDVITAGSWNGRWDVNVGSMTVTAERQQALLFTIPYYYTPASFVVHETSTIPDIPSLEGKRVGVGTATTYQAYLEGALTLEGETIEIPAPSVDIRIYDTDSLALQDLALGDGIRLDAVLTALPTAEDAIQEGLPLKTLGDPVYYEALAVALDRSSPASSESLQAKITEILEAMHADGTLTALSERYYGIDLTKKVE, encoded by the coding sequence ATGTTTGTTTCTCGACGCAGATCCTTACAAGCCTTTTTGCTCACCCTCGCCGGATGCCTAACCTTGGGGACAACCCAGGGATCCCTGATGGCTCAAAGCAGCGATCTGTTGGCCCAAGTGCAAGAACGGGGGGTGCTGCGAGTTTCCACGGACTCCAATTACCGCCCCCAAAGTTACCTCAACCCTGATGGCACTTGGGAAGGGTTTGATGTGGATGTGGCCCGTGAGATCGCCAGTCGCCTAGGGGTGGAAGCCGAGTTTTTGGATATCAACTTCGATGTGATCACCGCCGGCTCTTGGAATGGCCGCTGGGATGTGAATGTCGGCTCCATGACCGTGACCGCAGAGCGCCAACAGGCCCTGCTCTTCACCATTCCCTACTACTACACCCCTGCCAGTTTTGTGGTGCATGAAACCTCCACCATCCCTGATATTCCCAGTTTGGAGGGCAAACGGGTTGGGGTCGGCACTGCCACCACCTATCAGGCTTATTTGGAAGGTGCCCTCACCCTAGAGGGGGAAACCATAGAAATCCCAGCCCCGAGTGTGGATATTCGCATTTATGACACCGATAGTTTGGCCCTCCAGGATTTGGCCTTGGGAGATGGGATCCGTCTGGATGCAGTTTTGACCGCTTTACCGACGGCAGAAGATGCCATTCAAGAAGGGCTACCCCTAAAAACGCTTGGGGATCCTGTCTATTACGAAGCCTTGGCTGTAGCCTTGGATCGCTCCAGTCCTGCTAGCTCAGAGAGTTTGCAAGCCAAAATTACGGAGATCCTGGAAGCCATGCACGCCGATGGCACCCTGACGGCTCTCTCGGAGCGTTACTACGGCATTGATTTAACGAAAAAAGTCGAGTGA
- a CDS encoding amino acid ABC transporter permease, giving the protein MNKDSIPLVQPTQPPPPLQKGIPFPVARGLWLVLWLALLAFAFSGVRFELAGIPVRTLRLNGNFVREWWWFISQGVGITFQLSLVSILCATTLAFLSALAGLSQVAPLSSLSALYVSLMRGTPLFLQFLFIYQALPQLGLVLGSFASAVLALTLNYGAYMSEIFRAGIQAIHRGQTEAAYALGLKPWQTMWRIILPQAFRIVLPDIGNQFIAMQKDTALASAIALQELMGRARQAGLPRQHFFEALVVAALWYWLLTLILSFFQGRLERYLTR; this is encoded by the coding sequence GTGAACAAGGACTCCATCCCGCTGGTGCAGCCCACCCAGCCACCGCCCCCCCTTCAGAAAGGGATCCCGTTTCCGGTGGCGCGAGGGTTATGGTTGGTTCTATGGCTGGCGTTGTTGGCATTCGCCTTCAGTGGGGTACGGTTTGAGTTGGCCGGGATCCCAGTCCGCACTCTGCGCTTGAACGGCAACTTTGTGCGGGAATGGTGGTGGTTTATCTCGCAAGGGGTGGGCATTACCTTTCAACTGTCACTGGTCTCGATTCTCTGTGCCACCACGTTGGCCTTTTTGTCGGCATTAGCGGGCCTTTCACAAGTGGCTCCCCTAAGTAGCCTGTCGGCTTTGTATGTGTCTCTGATGCGGGGCACGCCTCTATTTCTGCAATTTTTGTTTATCTATCAGGCTTTACCCCAATTGGGTCTGGTTTTGGGATCCTTTGCTTCAGCGGTATTGGCCCTGACCTTGAACTATGGGGCTTACATGAGCGAAATCTTTCGGGCCGGGATCCAAGCGATTCATCGCGGACAAACGGAAGCTGCCTATGCACTGGGGTTAAAACCTTGGCAAACCATGTGGCGGATTATTCTGCCGCAAGCCTTTCGGATTGTCTTACCGGATATTGGCAATCAATTTATCGCCATGCAGAAAGATACGGCTTTGGCCAGTGCCATTGCTTTGCAAGAGCTCATGGGTCGTGCCCGCCAAGCTGGGTTGCCACGTCAACATTTTTTTGAAGCTTTGGTGGTGGCTGCTTTGTGGTATTGGCTGCTGACCTTGATCTTGTCCTTTTTTCAGGGACGCTTAGAACGGTATCTGACTCGTTGA
- a CDS encoding DUF4351 domain-containing protein — protein sequence MQGNSLGRPLVDFLETLVVYKFPGMSREEIGEMFGTQDLRQTRFYQEVIQEGIQQGLTQGIQREATHLTLWLLRKKVGELPLEQQTQIRALSVEQLEVLGEDLLDFGSLADLTE from the coding sequence ATGCAAGGAAATTCCTTGGGTCGCCCACTGGTTGATTTTTTAGAGACGTTGGTGGTGTACAAGTTTCCAGGTATGAGTCGGGAGGAGATCGGGGAGATGTTTGGTACACAAGATTTGAGACAGACCCGGTTTTACCAAGAGGTCATTCAAGAAGGCATTCAACAGGGGCTTACTCAAGGGATCCAACGGGAGGCAACCCACCTGACCTTATGGCTACTTCGCAAGAAGGTGGGGGAACTCCCTCTGGAACAGCAAACTCAAATTCGCGCTTTGTCGGTGGAGCAATTAGAAGTTTTGGGAGAAGACCTTCTCGATTTTGGATCCTTGGCAGATTTGACAGAATAG
- a CDS encoding acetate kinase: MNILVINAGSSSLKSSLFQVVEGKVDATPLWQAQVDFTYRPEETLIQTRRRGGGWVSFPSIPPQAGINGLAPLFQSLWQGEEALLPGAKAIDAIGHRVVHGGSLYQRPTQISPIVEQTIEQLIPLAPAHNPAALEGIRLLGHLAPGIPQVAVFDTAFHQQMPAAAALYPLPYAWAEQGIRRYGFHGINHEYCARRAAELLNRPLSELRLITCHLGNGCSLAAIRGGKSVDTTMGYTPLEGLMMGSRSGSVDPGILIHQLRQGMSVEELDRILNRESGLKGVSGLSSDMRTVLEAMEAGHKRAELAFDLFIHRLRSQIGSMLMNLDRLDALVFSGGIGENSAPVRAATCADLGFLGIQIDPVLNAGSPRNCDISTFDAAVRVLVISAQEDWAIATACQAVLQGE; the protein is encoded by the coding sequence GTGAATATTCTTGTCATTAATGCCGGTTCTAGCAGCCTGAAGTCCTCCCTTTTTCAGGTGGTTGAGGGCAAGGTCGATGCCACTCCTCTCTGGCAAGCCCAGGTGGATTTCACCTACAGGCCAGAGGAGACCCTGATCCAGACGCGGCGGCGAGGCGGTGGCTGGGTATCTTTTCCTTCTATTCCACCTCAGGCGGGCATCAACGGATTGGCCCCCTTGTTTCAAAGCCTTTGGCAAGGAGAAGAAGCCCTACTGCCAGGGGCCAAGGCCATCGATGCTATCGGTCATCGGGTGGTGCATGGGGGATCCCTTTATCAGCGGCCCACCCAGATTAGCCCCATCGTCGAGCAGACCATTGAGCAGCTCATTCCTTTGGCTCCGGCCCATAACCCCGCCGCGTTGGAGGGGATCCGTCTGCTTGGTCACTTGGCACCCGGGATCCCGCAGGTTGCGGTCTTTGATACCGCCTTTCACCAGCAAATGCCTGCTGCTGCCGCTCTTTACCCACTGCCCTATGCCTGGGCAGAACAAGGGATCCGCCGCTACGGGTTTCATGGCATTAACCACGAGTATTGTGCCCGCCGTGCCGCTGAACTGTTGAACCGCCCTTTGTCGGAGTTGCGGCTGATCACCTGTCATCTGGGCAATGGCTGTTCCTTGGCGGCCATTCGAGGAGGCAAAAGCGTCGATACCACCATGGGCTATACCCCTCTGGAAGGCTTGATGATGGGATCCCGGTCGGGGTCAGTGGATCCGGGCATTTTGATCCATCAGTTGCGGCAGGGGATGAGCGTTGAAGAATTGGATCGAATTTTGAACCGGGAATCGGGCCTCAAGGGGGTTTCCGGCTTGAGTAGCGACATGCGGACTGTGTTGGAGGCGATGGAAGCAGGGCATAAACGGGCGGAACTGGCTTTTGATCTGTTTATTCACCGGCTGCGCAGCCAGATCGGGTCGATGCTGATGAATTTGGATCGGCTGGATGCCTTAGTGTTTTCTGGTGGCATTGGGGAAAACTCAGCGCCGGTACGGGCGGCCACCTGTGCAGATCTGGGTTTCTTAGGGATCCAGATCGACCCCGTTCTCAATGCCGGATCCCCCCGCAACTGCGATATCAGCACCTTCGATGCTGCAGTGCGGGTTTTGGTGATCTCAGCTCAAGAGGACTGGGCCATTGCCACAGCTTGCCAAGCGGTTTTGCAAGGGGAGTAA
- the trmFO gene encoding FADH(2)-oxidizing methylenetetrahydrofolate--tRNA-(uracil(54)-C(5))-methyltransferase TrmFO — MLDQADTSEPSTLAPIHVIGGGLAGTEAAWQIAQAGLTVILSEMRPVRQSPAHHTEHLAELVCSNSFGALASDRAAGLLKEELRQLGSLVIGMADRHAVPAGGALAVDRAVFSQALTEAIQAHPRITLRRQEVTHIPEGITVLCTGPLTSDPLAEALQAFTGLSYLSFFDASSPIVTGDSLNREVVFPASRYGKGEAAYLNCPMTEAEYEQFWQALVQAEQAPLKAFEQEERSFFEGCLPIEEMARRGKETLCFGPLKPVGLVDPRTGSRPYAVVQLRQEDKAGQLWNLVGFQTNLKWGEQQRVFRLIPGLEQAEFVRMGVMHRNTFLNAPQLLEPTLQFRKRPSLFAAGQLVGTEGYACAVAGGWLAGSNAARFALGLPLIQLPPETMIGSLFQFISSADPKYFQPMPANFGILPNLEGRRIRSKAERYGRYRDRALAALAATGLTRQVQTA; from the coding sequence ATGCTTGACCAAGCCGATACATCTGAACCCTCAACTCTTGCCCCCATCCATGTCATTGGCGGAGGGCTGGCAGGAACGGAAGCAGCGTGGCAAATTGCCCAGGCGGGATTGACGGTGATCCTGTCGGAGATGCGCCCTGTGCGTCAAAGTCCGGCCCACCACACAGAACATTTGGCGGAACTGGTATGTAGCAACTCCTTTGGAGCCTTGGCGAGTGATCGGGCTGCCGGGTTGCTCAAGGAAGAATTGCGACAACTGGGATCCCTGGTGATTGGGATGGCGGATCGACATGCTGTCCCAGCAGGAGGAGCCCTAGCCGTAGATCGGGCGGTGTTTAGCCAAGCTCTCACTGAAGCGATTCAAGCCCATCCGCGCATCACCTTACGGCGGCAAGAAGTCACCCACATTCCCGAAGGAATCACCGTCCTCTGTACCGGGCCCTTAACCAGTGATCCCTTGGCAGAAGCGCTCCAAGCCTTCACGGGGTTGAGCTACCTGAGCTTTTTCGATGCTTCCAGCCCGATTGTAACAGGGGACTCTTTGAACCGAGAGGTGGTGTTTCCGGCCTCCCGCTACGGCAAAGGAGAAGCCGCCTATCTGAATTGCCCGATGACCGAAGCAGAGTACGAGCAGTTTTGGCAAGCTTTGGTACAAGCGGAACAAGCTCCCTTGAAAGCCTTTGAGCAAGAAGAACGCTCCTTTTTTGAGGGCTGCCTACCAATCGAAGAAATGGCCCGCCGGGGTAAAGAAACCCTCTGTTTTGGCCCTCTCAAGCCGGTGGGATTGGTGGATCCCCGCACCGGATCCCGGCCTTATGCGGTGGTACAACTGCGGCAAGAGGACAAGGCAGGGCAACTGTGGAACTTGGTTGGGTTCCAAACCAACCTGAAATGGGGAGAGCAACAGCGGGTGTTTCGTCTCATCCCTGGCTTGGAACAGGCCGAGTTCGTGCGCATGGGGGTGATGCACCGCAATACGTTTTTGAATGCGCCGCAGTTGCTGGAACCAACCTTACAATTTCGCAAGCGACCGAGCTTGTTTGCTGCCGGTCAGTTGGTGGGCACAGAAGGCTATGCCTGTGCCGTGGCGGGTGGGTGGCTAGCGGGATCCAATGCGGCTCGTTTTGCCCTAGGTTTACCTCTGATTCAGCTGCCCCCTGAAACGATGATCGGATCCTTGTTTCAATTCATTAGCAGTGCGGATCCCAAATATTTTCAACCGATGCCGGCAAACTTTGGAATTTTGCCCAATTTGGAGGGGCGCAGGATCCGTAGCAAAGCGGAGCGCTATGGTCGCTATCGGGATCGGGCTTTGGCCGCGCTAGCGGCAACGGGGTTGACCCGACAAGTCCAAACCGCCTGA
- a CDS encoding TRC40/GET3/ArsA family transport-energizing ATPase, which translates to MQRIILMTGKGGVGKTSMAAATGWRCAEIGLKTLVLSTDPAHSLADSFDQPLGHDPIEVKPNLWGAELDALNELELNWGSVKTYITQVLQARGLDGVQAQELAILPGMDEIFSLVRVNRHYDEDDFDVLIIDSAPTGTALRLLSLPDVSGWYMRKFYKPLQGLAQMLRPIAEPIVKGLTGIPLPDNRVLDAPYEFYEKIERLERILTDNRITSVRLVTNPEKMVIKESLRAHAYLSLYGVATDLVVANRILPDTVVDPYFATWKAAQQKYRREIHENFAPLPVFEIPLYSEELVGWEALARLKKDLWGDRNPAEVLYAEQTMNVVTDNGQYRLDLYLPGIPKEQVELSKTGDELNIRIGNHRRNLVLPQTLAAMNPARAKMEEDYLRIHFAA; encoded by the coding sequence ATGCAACGCATCATCCTCATGACCGGCAAGGGTGGAGTCGGCAAAACCTCGATGGCGGCGGCGACTGGCTGGCGTTGTGCTGAGATCGGCCTGAAAACTCTGGTATTGAGTACGGATCCGGCTCACTCCTTAGCGGATAGCTTCGATCAGCCCCTCGGGCACGACCCGATTGAGGTCAAACCCAATCTTTGGGGGGCAGAGCTGGATGCCCTCAACGAGTTGGAGCTGAACTGGGGATCCGTCAAAACCTACATTACTCAGGTGTTGCAAGCGCGCGGACTGGATGGAGTGCAAGCGCAGGAGTTGGCGATTTTGCCGGGGATGGATGAGATTTTTTCCCTGGTGCGGGTGAACCGCCACTACGACGAGGATGATTTTGATGTGTTGATCATCGACTCGGCTCCTACCGGAACCGCTCTGCGGTTGCTGAGCTTGCCAGATGTCTCCGGTTGGTACATGCGCAAGTTCTACAAGCCTCTGCAGGGGCTAGCCCAGATGCTGCGTCCCATTGCCGAGCCGATTGTGAAGGGACTCACCGGGATCCCTTTGCCGGATAACCGGGTGCTGGATGCCCCCTACGAGTTTTACGAGAAAATCGAGCGTCTGGAGCGGATCCTTACCGACAACCGCATCACCTCGGTACGATTGGTGACCAACCCGGAAAAGATGGTGATCAAGGAATCCTTGCGGGCCCATGCCTACTTAAGCCTGTACGGGGTGGCAACCGATTTGGTGGTGGCCAATCGCATTTTGCCGGATACGGTGGTGGATCCCTACTTTGCCACTTGGAAAGCTGCTCAACAAAAATATCGCCGGGAAATTCACGAAAATTTTGCCCCCCTACCCGTCTTTGAGATCCCGCTGTACTCAGAGGAGTTGGTAGGCTGGGAGGCCCTGGCCCGTCTGAAAAAAGACCTCTGGGGGGATCGCAACCCGGCGGAAGTGCTCTACGCTGAGCAAACCATGAACGTGGTTACAGACAATGGCCAATATCGGCTGGATCTCTACCTGCCCGGGATCCCGAAAGAGCAGGTGGAACTGAGCAAAACGGGGGATGAACTGAATATCCGTATTGGCAATCACCGGCGCAACCTAGTGCTGCCCCAGACCCTGGCCGCCATGAACCCAGCCCGCGCCAAAATGGAAGAAGACTACCTGCGCATTCACTTTGCCGCTTGA
- the psbQ gene encoding photosystem II protein PsbQ, translating to MMSCWRSLLLVLFVALGLWLGSPVQAASLPPQVQELEQQVSQLQRLVDAEDWLEIRSYIHGPMGLTRKNLTGLAVTLPKEQKQEVIRLTKELGQSLEKLDFAAKGYDQPEVEAAQAKVKKALDRLEALFS from the coding sequence ATGATGAGCTGTTGGCGCAGTCTTTTGCTGGTGCTGTTTGTGGCTTTGGGGCTGTGGCTGGGATCCCCTGTGCAGGCAGCCAGTTTGCCCCCTCAAGTCCAAGAACTGGAACAGCAAGTCAGCCAATTGCAAAGGTTGGTGGATGCGGAAGATTGGCTGGAGATCCGCTCCTACATTCATGGGCCAATGGGCTTGACTCGTAAAAACTTGACGGGGCTGGCCGTCACCTTGCCGAAAGAACAAAAGCAAGAGGTGATTCGGCTGACCAAGGAATTGGGTCAAAGCCTGGAAAAATTGGATTTTGCCGCCAAAGGCTACGATCAGCCGGAGGTAGAAGCCGCCCAGGCCAAAGTCAAAAAGGCTTTGGATAGGTTGGAGGCTTTGTTCTCCTAG
- a CDS encoding S8 family serine peptidase, which yields MKFGRWLGLCCACLMALLLTACGKGSTPYDSIVVNFVNTATPSQISAIAKEYDVSLRPSSASSFARQEAIYLFDVDANHQGSTRRLMKRLTDEALIEYAHPNYQFQAAFVPNDRLYPQQWNLKAINMPEAWDISQGEGITVAVVDTGVTRVSDLAQTEFVKGYDFVDDDENPEDLQGHGTHVAGTIAQSTNNAFGVAGIAFKAKIMPVRVLDANGFGSLSDVVEGIRYAADHGATIINLSLGSRASAQLMQEAVTYAHNKGVTIIAAAGNENSNQVSYPARYEHVIAVSATGPNGEKAPYSNYGVGVDISAPGGAKTQDHPEYGILQQTINRRNPNEALFAYFQGTSMATPHVAGVAALIQAQGVKDPDKVEEVLKMSATPVRDDKQNFYGAGRLDAAKALARATGQQEENPLVLWFKDFLQYLNNNGYLNPRFWFDGGPIALVPKLLMVVGGYIIMVLIRWWLAPKRLIQSVPLVAGILLGSAGLFPLQGLAIVGAPRWPFQLAGSSLPELGTAFAQSNALNPLFASVLIPGLLMLLLLGHRRWRWGVIGLCIGMASHLLLSGSLFYEGVVWFGSSAWLGRSFLLLNGVLCLGLAYLGAQASLEQPSTATGLALRK from the coding sequence ATGAAATTCGGACGCTGGTTGGGTCTTTGCTGCGCCTGTCTGATGGCATTGCTGTTGACGGCTTGTGGCAAGGGATCCACCCCCTACGACAGCATCGTGGTCAATTTTGTCAACACGGCCACCCCCAGTCAGATCTCCGCTATTGCTAAAGAATATGACGTGTCGCTGCGCCCTAGCAGTGCCAGTTCCTTTGCTCGTCAAGAAGCCATCTATCTGTTCGACGTGGATGCCAACCATCAGGGATCCACGCGACGCTTGATGAAGCGACTCACGGATGAGGCGTTGATTGAATATGCCCATCCCAACTACCAGTTCCAGGCGGCGTTTGTGCCCAATGATCGCCTCTATCCTCAGCAATGGAACCTAAAAGCCATCAATATGCCGGAAGCCTGGGATATCTCCCAGGGAGAAGGGATTACGGTGGCGGTGGTGGATACCGGGGTCACCCGAGTCTCTGACCTAGCCCAGACCGAGTTTGTCAAGGGCTACGACTTTGTTGATGACGACGAGAACCCTGAAGATTTACAAGGGCACGGCACCCATGTAGCGGGAACCATTGCCCAATCCACGAACAATGCTTTTGGAGTTGCCGGGATTGCCTTTAAGGCCAAGATCATGCCGGTGCGGGTCTTGGATGCCAATGGTTTTGGATCCCTGTCGGATGTGGTGGAAGGAATCCGCTACGCTGCCGACCATGGCGCAACCATTATCAACCTCAGCTTGGGGAGCCGTGCCTCTGCCCAGTTGATGCAAGAGGCGGTGACCTATGCCCACAACAAAGGGGTGACGATAATCGCGGCGGCGGGCAACGAAAACTCTAACCAAGTCAGCTACCCAGCCCGTTATGAGCATGTGATCGCGGTGTCGGCGACAGGCCCGAATGGGGAAAAAGCCCCTTACTCCAACTACGGCGTGGGTGTCGATATTTCCGCTCCTGGCGGGGCGAAAACCCAAGATCACCCGGAATACGGCATTCTGCAGCAAACCATTAATCGCCGCAATCCGAATGAAGCCCTTTTCGCCTACTTCCAGGGCACCAGCATGGCCACTCCCCATGTGGCTGGTGTAGCCGCGTTGATCCAGGCTCAGGGGGTGAAAGACCCCGACAAGGTGGAAGAAGTGCTGAAGATGTCCGCCACGCCGGTGCGAGACGACAAGCAAAACTTCTACGGTGCCGGTCGTTTGGATGCAGCCAAGGCTTTGGCACGGGCCACCGGTCAGCAGGAGGAAAATCCCCTGGTGCTCTGGTTCAAGGATTTCCTACAGTACCTGAACAACAATGGCTACCTGAATCCCCGCTTCTGGTTTGATGGCGGCCCGATTGCCCTGGTGCCGAAGCTGCTGATGGTGGTGGGTGGCTACATCATCATGGTGCTGATCCGCTGGTGGCTGGCTCCGAAGCGTCTGATCCAATCGGTGCCGTTGGTGGCGGGGATCCTCTTGGGCAGTGCTGGCTTGTTCCCCTTGCAGGGGTTGGCGATTGTCGGTGCTCCCCGTTGGCCCTTCCAGTTGGCGGGTAGTTCCCTGCCGGAGTTGGGTACAGCCTTTGCCCAGAGCAATGCCTTAAACCCACTGTTTGCCAGTGTCTTGATCCCTGGTTTACTGATGCTGCTGTTGCTGGGGCATCGACGCTGGCGCTGGGGGGTGATTGGCCTCTGCATAGGGATGGCCTCCCACTTGCTCTTGTCCGGATCCCTGTTCTATGAGGGGGTGGTATGGTTTGGATCCTCTGCTTGGTTGGGTCGCTCCTTCTTGCTTCTCAATGGGGTGCTTTGCCTGGGCTTGGCCTACTTGGGAGCACAAGCTTCTCTGGAACAGCCCTCTACAGCTACCGGGCTAGCGCTGAGGAAGTGA